In a genomic window of Flavobacterium sp. KACC 22761:
- the bshB1 gene encoding bacillithiol biosynthesis deacetylase BshB1 — protein sequence MKLDILAFGAHPDDVELGCAGTILKEVSLGKKVGIVDLTRGELGTRGTAEIRDQEAKDAAKILGVLVRENLAMRDGFFVNDEKHQLEVIKMIRKYKPEIVLCNAIDDRHIDHGKGSKLVSDACFLSGLMKIETSIDGEPQEAWRPKVVYHYIQWKNITPDFVVDITGFEEKKVEAIMAYKTQFYDPNSNEPATPITSKNFFESLNYRAQDLGRLVGKDFAEGFTVERCLAVNSLEDLI from the coding sequence ATGAAATTAGACATATTAGCATTTGGCGCACATCCAGACGACGTAGAATTAGGTTGTGCTGGAACAATTTTAAAAGAAGTATCACTTGGGAAAAAAGTAGGTATTGTCGATTTGACTCGTGGCGAATTAGGAACGCGCGGTACAGCAGAAATTAGGGATCAGGAAGCAAAAGATGCCGCAAAGATTTTGGGAGTTCTGGTTCGTGAAAATCTGGCAATGCGTGATGGATTTTTTGTTAATGATGAAAAACATCAGTTGGAAGTCATCAAAATGATTCGCAAGTACAAGCCGGAAATAGTATTGTGCAACGCAATCGACGATCGCCATATTGATCATGGAAAAGGAAGTAAATTAGTTTCTGATGCTTGTTTTCTTTCTGGCTTGATGAAAATCGAAACTTCAATTGATGGAGAGCCACAAGAAGCTTGGAGGCCAAAAGTGGTATATCATTATATTCAGTGGAAAAATATTACTCCAGATTTTGTAGTTGACATTACAGGATTTGAAGAAAAGAAAGTAGAAGCGATCATGGCTTATAAAACCCAATTTTATGATCCAAATTCGAATGAACCTGCAACTCCAATTACGAGTAAAAACTTCTTTGAAAGTTTAAATTATCGCGCGCAGGACTTAGGGAGATTAGTTGGGAAAGATTTTGCTGAAGGATTTACTGTTGAAAGGTGTTTGGCAGTCAATAGTTTAGAAGATTTGATTTAA
- a CDS encoding neutral zinc metallopeptidase, with protein MKWQGRRQSDNVEDRRGISGGKVAIGGGVIGIIILLLNVFGGETGQAVGSALEQMQGGQQQTEAAAPLSKEDEEMGNFVRTMLAYNEDTWNKIFEEHGMTYKNPKLVLFRGSVQTACGGASSASGPFYCPGDQKVYMDLGFFEELKNKFGAKGGDFAIAYVIAHEIGHHVQTLLGTSAKMREAQEGKSEVEANKLSVALELQADFYAGVWAHDHQQELETGDIDEALSAANAVGDDAIQSKMQGHVVPDSFTHGSSEQRMYWFKKGFKTGDIRQGTTFEEIR; from the coding sequence ATGAAATGGCAAGGCAGAAGGCAAAGTGATAATGTTGAAGACCGAAGAGGAATATCTGGCGGAAAAGTCGCTATTGGCGGAGGAGTTATCGGAATCATTATTTTGCTATTAAATGTTTTTGGCGGCGAAACTGGTCAAGCTGTAGGATCAGCATTGGAACAAATGCAAGGCGGACAGCAGCAAACAGAAGCAGCAGCACCGTTAAGCAAGGAAGATGAGGAAATGGGAAATTTTGTAAGAACAATGCTTGCATACAATGAAGATACTTGGAACAAAATTTTTGAGGAACATGGAATGACATACAAAAATCCAAAATTAGTCCTTTTTAGAGGTTCTGTTCAAACAGCCTGTGGTGGAGCCTCATCTGCATCGGGTCCCTTTTATTGTCCCGGAGATCAAAAAGTTTATATGGATTTGGGGTTCTTTGAAGAACTTAAAAATAAGTTTGGCGCCAAAGGAGGCGACTTTGCCATTGCATACGTTATTGCGCATGAAATTGGTCATCACGTACAAACCTTGCTTGGCACTTCGGCAAAAATGCGTGAGGCGCAAGAAGGAAAAAGTGAAGTTGAAGCCAATAAACTTTCTGTTGCTTTAGAACTTCAAGCTGACTTTTACGCGGGAGTTTGGGCTCATGATCACCAGCAAGAACTTGAAACTGGGGACATTGACGAGGCATTGAGTGCAGCGAATGCTGTAGGTGATGATGCCATTCAAAGCAAAATGCAGGGACACGTCGTTCCAGATTCCTTTACGCATGGATCGTCTGAACAAAGAATGTACTGGTTTAAAAAAGGTTTTAAAACCGGAGACATTAGGCAAGGCACTACATTTGAAGAAATTCGATAA